In the Alteromonas sp. M12 genome, one interval contains:
- a CDS encoding DUF4136 domain-containing protein: protein MFYQFSHFSAKFSQIMAMCIGLTFLSACSSNNIVMDTDQNTNFGAFKSYSVISRNVEDSLSANRIITQVSQFLEANNKLIGDLGYTDAVVELDHYIDYRDNDSSFSIGLGTGSYGRSGGVSVGGGVSLPIGSDQIPVAVVSMKVLVNDRLVWSATNSHDFKTDNSASLAKAQRVVVKELLERFPLTRTGS from the coding sequence ATGTTTTACCAATTTAGTCATTTTTCAGCCAAGTTTAGCCAGATCATGGCTATGTGTATTGGACTTACTTTCCTTAGTGCATGTAGTTCTAACAATATTGTGATGGACACCGATCAAAATACCAATTTTGGCGCGTTTAAAAGTTATTCGGTGATCTCTAGAAACGTCGAAGATAGCTTGAGTGCTAATCGTATTATTACTCAAGTTTCACAGTTTTTAGAGGCTAATAATAAACTTATTGGTGACCTTGGTTACACTGATGCCGTTGTAGAGCTCGATCACTACATTGATTATCGCGATAACGACAGTAGTTTTTCAATTGGCCTAGGTACTGGTTCTTACGGACGCTCAGGCGGTGTGAGTGTGGGTGGCGGGGTTAGTTTACCCATAGGTTCAGATCAAATCCCAGTCGCAGTAGTGAGCATGAAAGTACTAGTCAACGATAGGCTAGTGTGGTCAGCTACCAATAGCCATGATTTCAAAACAGACAACAGTGCAAGTTTAGCAAAAGCACAGCGTGTGGTTGTAAAGGAATTGCTTGAACGTTTTCCATTAACTCGCACGGGTTCTTAG
- a CDS encoding S9 family peptidase: MRLALSLLVPVLILSACSKDKEPEMQTYPRLKQLSVAAPVAAKQDYTAKYHGKELNDPYHWLRDSGYPEVNDKPIIDYLTAENAYFDQFLAPNKSLIDTVFEEVKGRTNEQEESVPWIDNGYEYRWYYREGEEYRTRSRKNLTTGEEEVFLDETKLAKDFDYFTLGGWDISPDNRLLVYSFNTDGAERYTVRIVDLQSGEYLEDEITEVNGEIAFGADSKTVIYGQLEKDKWRTASVNVHKIGSQQSDDKIILSEADDGFFLGFHFTSDDKYLVVSSGQREVSELSVIPGDDLFSEPKLLISREMKFSASIDHANGKFYILANDTHKNSRFVSVDDSQPSYDNWQTLIEGSDDLYLLGMQTFKGFIALQAREKGIDKIRIRDYQGNSHDVAFPEPVYSASLGNSSEFDQDFVRVDYESMVTPDTVFDYQVNDKKLETRKVTTIPSGYDKSQYVTERLMAPSRDGVEVPISVVYKKGFKKNGKQPMHLYGYGAYGITVPPGFSELRLSLLDRGFAFAIAHVRGSDMLGYQWYLDGKLEKRTNAFNDFVDAAQYLIKENYVSEGNISISGRSAGGELMGAVTIQAPQLWRSVTLGVPFVDVLNTMLDATLPLTPPEWTEWGNPLEDSAAYDLIASYSPYDNIEAKEYPPMLVSGGINDPRVTYWEPAKWTAKMREMKTDDNLLIMRINMGAGHFANSGRYGRLRDYAEELVFMLKSHGIDK; this comes from the coding sequence ATGCGTTTAGCACTCTCATTACTAGTACCCGTATTAATTTTATCTGCTTGTTCAAAAGACAAAGAACCCGAAATGCAAACTTACCCCAGATTAAAACAACTCAGCGTTGCCGCCCCAGTTGCCGCAAAGCAAGATTACACAGCTAAATACCACGGTAAAGAGTTAAATGATCCTTACCACTGGCTTAGAGATTCTGGATATCCGGAAGTGAATGACAAGCCCATTATTGACTATTTAACTGCAGAAAATGCTTACTTCGACCAGTTTTTAGCACCTAATAAGTCCCTTATCGACACGGTTTTCGAAGAAGTTAAAGGGCGTACAAACGAACAAGAAGAATCGGTTCCTTGGATTGACAATGGTTACGAATATCGTTGGTATTACCGCGAAGGCGAAGAGTATCGAACACGTAGCCGCAAAAATCTGACTACTGGTGAAGAAGAGGTTTTTCTTGATGAAACTAAGCTAGCCAAAGATTTCGATTATTTTACTTTAGGCGGCTGGGATATAAGTCCTGATAACCGCTTGCTGGTGTATTCCTTCAACACCGATGGCGCTGAACGTTATACAGTTCGAATTGTTGACTTGCAAAGTGGTGAATACTTAGAAGATGAAATAACCGAGGTAAATGGCGAAATCGCCTTTGGCGCAGACAGCAAAACGGTTATTTATGGTCAGTTGGAAAAAGATAAATGGCGTACAGCTAGCGTTAATGTGCATAAAATTGGTAGTCAGCAGTCTGACGATAAAATTATTCTGAGTGAAGCAGACGATGGCTTTTTCTTAGGCTTCCATTTCACCAGTGACGATAAGTACTTGGTAGTAAGCAGTGGGCAAAGAGAAGTATCTGAACTTAGTGTTATTCCAGGCGACGATTTGTTTTCTGAACCTAAGTTATTGATATCAAGGGAGATGAAATTTTCTGCTTCAATAGATCACGCTAATGGTAAATTCTATATTTTAGCCAACGATACCCACAAAAATTCAAGATTTGTTAGTGTTGATGACAGCCAACCAAGTTACGACAATTGGCAAACACTGATTGAAGGCTCTGACGATCTTTATTTATTGGGAATGCAGACATTCAAAGGTTTCATTGCCTTACAGGCTCGAGAAAAGGGAATTGATAAAATTCGAATTCGCGACTATCAAGGAAACTCCCATGACGTTGCCTTTCCTGAACCGGTTTATTCTGCTTCTTTAGGCAATAGTTCAGAGTTTGATCAAGACTTTGTTCGGGTTGACTATGAATCGATGGTTACCCCTGACACTGTATTTGATTATCAAGTTAACGATAAAAAGCTGGAAACCAGAAAGGTCACTACAATTCCATCTGGTTACGATAAATCTCAATATGTTACTGAGCGTCTAATGGCACCTTCAAGAGATGGTGTAGAGGTTCCGATTTCAGTGGTATATAAAAAAGGTTTCAAAAAGAACGGCAAACAGCCTATGCATTTGTACGGCTATGGGGCTTATGGGATAACCGTTCCCCCTGGATTTTCAGAACTCAGACTCAGTTTATTAGATAGAGGTTTTGCTTTCGCTATCGCACATGTTCGTGGCAGTGACATGCTGGGGTATCAATGGTATTTGGATGGTAAACTTGAAAAACGAACCAATGCCTTTAATGATTTTGTTGATGCAGCACAGTATCTAATTAAAGAAAATTATGTGTCTGAAGGCAATATTTCAATTTCGGGTCGCAGCGCTGGCGGTGAATTAATGGGAGCGGTTACCATTCAGGCTCCACAATTATGGCGCTCAGTGACCCTTGGAGTGCCGTTTGTCGATGTACTCAATACTATGCTTGACGCTACGCTTCCACTGACGCCACCTGAGTGGACAGAGTGGGGCAATCCACTAGAAGATTCGGCAGCTTACGATCTCATCGCAAGTTATTCTCCATACGACAACATTGAAGCTAAGGAATATCCTCCTATGTTGGTCAGTGGTGGAATAAATGATCCCCGCGTAACCTATTGGGAGCCCGCTAAGTGGACCGCTAAAATGCGTGAAATGAAGACCGATGACAATCTACTAATCATGCGAATTAATATGGGGGCAGGGCATTTTGCCAATAGTGGCCGCTATGGCAGACTACGTGATTATGCTGAAGAGCTTGTATTTATGCTCAAAAGTCACGGAATTGATAAATAA
- the murB gene encoding UDP-N-acetylmuramate dehydrogenase yields MHSLKSLHTFGFSTHSKKLISIDNDFAALKDVETPLWVLGEGSNCVFLEDFDGTVIKLESKGKTVKEFDDYYQLTVSAGENWHQLVCFCMQNNIFGLENLALIPGSVGAAPIQNIGAYGVELNQFVKQVMFTEIATAKQHSLTNEECQFGYRDSIFKRHLAGKVIITQVVLHIPKRWQACNHYGELANLKQPNAEQIFNKVIAIRQEKLPDPNEIGNAGSFFKNPLVSNKHFASLQCDWPDLPCYSVDHNSVKVPAAWLIDHLGFKGKQLGGIQCHPNQPLVLTNNGHGNGAELLELAREIQTKVENTFSIHLENEVRLIGNKGLVSL; encoded by the coding sequence TTGCATTCACTTAAATCTCTGCACACCTTTGGATTTTCTACACACAGTAAAAAATTGATATCCATCGACAATGACTTCGCAGCCCTAAAGGATGTTGAAACGCCTTTGTGGGTTCTCGGCGAAGGTAGCAATTGTGTTTTTTTGGAAGATTTTGATGGCACGGTTATCAAATTAGAATCTAAAGGTAAGACCGTTAAAGAGTTTGATGACTATTATCAACTGACGGTTAGTGCGGGAGAAAACTGGCATCAACTCGTCTGCTTTTGCATGCAAAATAATATTTTTGGATTAGAAAATCTCGCGTTGATTCCTGGCTCAGTGGGAGCTGCGCCCATACAAAATATAGGTGCATATGGGGTTGAGTTAAATCAATTTGTAAAACAGGTGATGTTCACGGAAATTGCCACAGCAAAACAACATAGCTTGACAAATGAAGAGTGTCAGTTTGGTTATCGAGACAGTATTTTTAAGCGACATCTAGCCGGTAAGGTGATCATCACGCAAGTTGTTCTTCACATTCCTAAACGTTGGCAAGCGTGCAATCACTACGGTGAACTAGCCAATCTAAAACAACCCAATGCAGAGCAAATTTTTAATAAAGTCATTGCTATCCGCCAAGAGAAGCTGCCTGATCCTAACGAAATTGGTAACGCTGGTAGCTTTTTCAAAAATCCGTTGGTAAGCAATAAGCATTTCGCAAGTTTGCAGTGTGACTGGCCTGATTTACCCTGTTATTCGGTGGATCACAACAGCGTCAAAGTTCCTGCAGCTTGGTTAATTGACCATCTTGGTTTTAAAGGCAAACAATTAGGCGGGATTCAATGCCATCCTAACCAGCCTTTGGTACTGACAAACAACGGTCATGGAAATGGGGCTGAGTTATTAGAATTGGCGCGGGAAATTCAAACCAAAGTGGAGAATACTTTTTCTATCCATTTAGAAAATGAAGTACGTTTAATTGGTAACAAGGGGCTGGTATCACTGTGA
- the birA gene encoding bifunctional biotin--[acetyl-CoA-carboxylase] ligase/biotin operon repressor BirA has protein sequence MSFNFSRTLILQRLADGQFHSGEVLGQELGLSRAAVSKHIKGLCELGLDIFRVTGKGYRLAKSLTLLEHRKIAQLLPQVMQSQINVQNVIDSTNQFIRDMNVKPSNGYVCLAEAQTAGRGRRGRTWVSPYGSSIYMSMFWSFAGGYQAINGLSLVIGIAVVKALQTLSVKGAMLKWPNDVYLQDKKLAGILVEVEGQMGAACDCILGIGLNIDLPKKALNIDQPWTDLVQATGLTIDRNVLAATLIDELTKALTIFETQGLRPFISQWAELDYFYDKPVKLMIGNQCVYGKVKGIDNDGALLLEKDGKIETFHGGEISVRPA, from the coding sequence GTGAGTTTTAATTTTTCTCGTACTCTTATTCTGCAACGCTTGGCCGATGGACAGTTCCATTCAGGTGAAGTGTTAGGCCAAGAGCTTGGACTCAGTCGCGCAGCCGTGTCGAAACACATTAAAGGCTTGTGTGAGTTAGGTTTAGATATCTTTAGAGTAACGGGAAAGGGCTATCGTTTAGCGAAATCCTTAACTTTATTAGAACACCGCAAAATTGCCCAGTTATTGCCCCAGGTGATGCAATCGCAGATAAACGTGCAAAACGTAATAGATTCAACAAATCAGTTCATCAGAGACATGAATGTGAAACCAAGTAATGGTTACGTGTGTTTAGCTGAGGCGCAAACTGCTGGACGAGGACGCAGAGGACGGACTTGGGTATCTCCTTATGGTTCGAGTATTTATATGTCGATGTTCTGGTCGTTTGCTGGTGGATATCAAGCTATTAATGGTTTGAGTTTGGTAATAGGTATTGCGGTGGTAAAGGCATTGCAGACACTTTCAGTGAAAGGAGCAATGCTTAAATGGCCAAATGATGTTTACCTGCAAGATAAAAAGCTTGCGGGTATCTTGGTTGAAGTTGAAGGGCAAATGGGCGCTGCTTGTGATTGTATTTTAGGCATAGGTTTGAATATCGATTTACCTAAAAAGGCGCTAAACATTGACCAACCTTGGACGGATTTAGTGCAAGCTACTGGCCTAACTATTGATAGAAATGTGCTTGCGGCCACCTTAATTGACGAGCTAACTAAAGCCCTTACGATTTTTGAAACCCAAGGCTTAAGGCCTTTCATTAGCCAGTGGGCTGAATTAGATTACTTTTACGACAAACCCGTAAAACTAATGATTGGTAATCAGTGTGTATATGGCAAAGTGAAAGGGATTGATAACGATGGGGCTCTTTTATTAGAAAAAGACGGCAAAATCGAAACATTTCATGGAGGTGAAATCAGTGTCAGGCCTGCATGA
- a CDS encoding type III pantothenate kinase, producing the protein MSGLHDILLIDVGNSRIKYAQIASADSKVVTQVCDSIEDLQHQISSAQCVIAASVQNDQVTLKIKQLCHLHNIPFQQVVTQATAFGISCAYQQFQTLGVDRWLAVLGARLHTQLPVAILDLGTAATCDVLVGEQHLGGWIAPGFQLMRKAVTSQTSKVFADQQTPDALSLGKSTPDCVNMGGLAMLEGFLYSARKRISGYSDDYRIFLCGGDSGLLKNIIDEKVQFKPDLVLQGLSRFIPSK; encoded by the coding sequence GTGTCAGGCCTGCATGACATTTTACTGATAGATGTTGGCAATAGCCGTATTAAGTACGCACAAATTGCCAGCGCAGATTCAAAAGTCGTGACTCAAGTCTGTGATTCTATCGAAGATTTACAGCATCAAATTAGCAGCGCCCAATGTGTCATAGCCGCCAGCGTACAAAATGATCAGGTAACACTCAAAATTAAACAGCTATGTCACTTGCACAATATCCCGTTTCAACAAGTCGTGACTCAGGCTACAGCATTTGGTATTAGTTGTGCTTATCAGCAATTCCAGACCTTAGGCGTTGACCGTTGGCTTGCAGTATTAGGCGCACGACTGCATACCCAATTGCCGGTAGCAATCTTAGATTTGGGCACAGCAGCTACCTGTGACGTTCTTGTCGGGGAACAACACTTAGGTGGATGGATAGCCCCAGGCTTTCAATTAATGCGCAAGGCAGTCACTAGCCAAACCTCAAAAGTGTTTGCAGATCAACAAACCCCAGATGCATTGTCACTCGGAAAAAGTACACCTGATTGTGTCAATATGGGCGGCTTGGCAATGTTAGAAGGTTTTTTATACAGCGCTAGAAAGCGCATTAGTGGTTATTCTGATGACTACAGAATATTTTTGTGTGGTGGCGATAGTGGATTACTCAAAAATATTATTGATGAAAAAGTACAATTTAAACCAGATTTAGTATTACAAGGCTTAAGTCGTTTTATTCCTAGCAAATAA
- the tuf gene encoding elongation factor Tu, giving the protein MAKEKFERTKPHVNVGTIGHVDHGKTTLTAAITTVLAKTYGGAASAFDQIDNAPEERERGITISTSHVEYDTPKRHYAHVDCPGHADYVKNMITGAAQMDGGILVVAATDGPMPQTREHILLGRQVGIPYMIVFMNKCDMVDDEELLELVEMEVRELLTEYEFPGDDLPVIQGSALKALEGDAAWEAKIIELAEALDSYIPEPERAIDKPFILPIEDVFSISGRGTVVTGRVEQGIIKVGEEVEIVGIKDTTKTTCTGVEMFRKLLDEGRAGENVGVLLRGTKRDDVERGQVLAKPGSITPHTQFEAEVYVLSKDEGGRHTPFFKGYRPQFYFRTTDITGAVELPEGVEMVMPGDNLKFKVELINPIAMDEGLRFAIREGGRTVGAGVVAKIIA; this is encoded by the coding sequence ATGGCAAAAGAAAAGTTTGAACGTACGAAACCCCACGTAAACGTCGGTACAATTGGCCACGTTGACCATGGTAAAACGACGCTAACAGCGGCAATCACTACAGTTCTAGCAAAGACCTATGGTGGTGCTGCATCAGCGTTTGATCAAATCGATAACGCTCCAGAAGAGCGTGAGCGTGGTATCACAATCTCAACTTCACACGTTGAGTATGACACGCCTAAGCGTCACTATGCACACGTAGATTGCCCAGGGCACGCGGATTATGTTAAGAACATGATCACTGGTGCTGCGCAAATGGACGGCGGAATCTTGGTTGTTGCGGCAACTGACGGTCCTATGCCTCAAACACGTGAGCACATCTTGTTGGGTCGCCAAGTTGGTATCCCTTACATGATCGTATTCATGAACAAATGTGACATGGTTGACGACGAAGAGTTGTTGGAACTAGTAGAAATGGAAGTACGTGAACTTCTAACAGAATACGAATTCCCAGGCGACGACTTGCCAGTAATTCAAGGTTCAGCGCTTAAAGCGTTGGAAGGTGATGCAGCATGGGAAGCAAAAATCATAGAGCTTGCAGAAGCACTAGATAGCTATATCCCAGAGCCAGAGCGTGCAATTGATAAGCCGTTCATTTTGCCAATTGAAGATGTATTCTCAATCTCAGGTCGTGGAACAGTAGTAACCGGTCGTGTAGAGCAAGGTATCATCAAAGTAGGTGAAGAAGTTGAGATTGTTGGTATCAAAGATACGACGAAAACAACTTGTACTGGTGTAGAGATGTTCCGTAAGTTGCTTGACGAAGGTCGTGCAGGTGAAAACGTTGGTGTACTACTACGTGGTACTAAACGTGATGACGTAGAGCGTGGTCAAGTATTGGCTAAGCCTGGTTCAATCACTCCACACACCCAGTTTGAAGCTGAAGTGTATGTATTGTCTAAAGATGAAGGTGGTCGTCATACTCCATTCTTCAAAGGCTATCGTCCACAGTTTTACTTCCGTACAACGGACATCACTGGTGCAGTAGAATTACCAGAAGGTGTAGAAATGGTAATGCCTGGCGACAACTTGAAATTCAAAGTTGAGCTAATCAACCCAATCGCGATGGACGAAGGTTTACGCTTCGCAATCCGTGAAGGTGGCCGTACTGTTGGTGCTGGTGTTGTAGCAAAAATCATCGCTTAA
- the def gene encoding peptide deformylase, producing MKIAQVGETILKTPAVAVSPADLLTNELTQFLLALKQTMLDANGIGIAAPQVFDPRAIMIIASRPNARYPDAPHMEPLILINPKVLASSETQNKDWEGCLSVPGLRGNVKRFTWIEIEYLAENGDIEKRLFEGFLARIFQHEYDHLIGKTWLDHIESADDVMANEVWQNKYA from the coding sequence ATGAAAATAGCCCAAGTTGGAGAGACAATTTTAAAAACACCAGCTGTTGCAGTTTCGCCGGCTGATTTGTTAACCAATGAATTGACTCAGTTTTTACTAGCTTTGAAACAAACCATGTTGGATGCCAACGGTATTGGTATTGCGGCTCCTCAAGTATTCGATCCCCGAGCGATAATGATCATAGCTTCAAGACCCAATGCTCGATATCCCGATGCCCCGCACATGGAACCTTTAATTCTGATAAATCCAAAAGTATTGGCAAGTAGTGAGACACAAAATAAAGATTGGGAAGGATGCTTGTCAGTTCCTGGACTACGGGGCAACGTAAAACGTTTTACATGGATTGAAATTGAGTACTTAGCGGAAAATGGTGACATCGAGAAGCGACTGTTTGAAGGCTTTCTGGCACGTATATTCCAACACGAATACGATCACCTGATTGGAAAGACTTGGTTAGACCACATCGAATCAGCAGATGATGTCATGGCAAACGAAGTTTGGCAGAATAAATACGCTTAA
- a CDS encoding DUF1456 family protein — MIHNDILRRLRYALRLDDTATIAIFSLANYEMEKDYLSMLMKKEDEPGFMLCRDKILSLFLDGLIIQRRGKQEGVEPVVLKGSERLSNNDILRKIRIAMSYRDEDMLAILKLANFRLSKGELNAMFRKADHRNYKESGDQVVRNLLKGMVVKYRPDAVKTATTPVVKTHKPQKPNKPRQATSQKDKAKPAPEETNSVWGKVDPK; from the coding sequence ATGATTCACAACGATATTTTACGCCGTCTTCGCTATGCGCTCAGACTAGATGACACCGCGACTATCGCTATTTTTAGTTTAGCTAACTATGAAATGGAAAAAGACTACTTATCAATGCTCATGAAAAAAGAAGACGAGCCGGGGTTTATGCTCTGTCGAGATAAGATACTCAGTCTGTTTCTAGACGGTTTGATTATTCAAAGACGTGGCAAACAAGAAGGTGTTGAACCTGTTGTTCTAAAAGGCAGTGAACGACTATCAAACAACGACATTTTACGTAAAATCCGTATTGCCATGAGCTATAGAGACGAAGATATGTTAGCTATATTGAAGTTAGCCAATTTTCGTTTAAGTAAAGGCGAACTTAACGCTATGTTCAGAAAGGCAGATCATCGAAATTATAAAGAAAGTGGTGATCAGGTAGTGCGCAACTTACTTAAAGGAATGGTAGTTAAATACCGTCCAGATGCAGTAAAAACCGCCACAACCCCCGTTGTTAAAACTCATAAACCGCAAAAACCAAATAAACCTCGACAGGCAACTAGTCAAAAAGACAAAGCCAAACCTGCGCCTGAAGAAACCAATTCGGTTTGGGGTAAGGTTGATCCTAAATGA
- a CDS encoding acyl-CoA thioesterase: MSENSQTEFRFLAEPTDVNFGGKVHGGMVMKWIDQASYACAAQWSKHYCVTVSANAIRFIKPILVGQMVTVSVRIVHTGKTSMHLYVVVRASDPKEEEVTVTNRCFITFMAIDESGSPVEVPHFTPQSEEEILLEQVAISGKDFAKKLDKHFEEMLGWK; the protein is encoded by the coding sequence ATGAGTGAGAATAGCCAAACTGAGTTTCGGTTTTTAGCAGAACCGACAGACGTTAATTTTGGTGGGAAAGTACACGGTGGAATGGTGATGAAATGGATCGACCAAGCTTCTTATGCTTGTGCGGCGCAATGGAGTAAACATTATTGTGTGACAGTATCTGCCAATGCTATTCGCTTTATTAAGCCAATTTTGGTTGGTCAAATGGTAACGGTCAGTGTGCGCATTGTTCACACGGGAAAAACCAGTATGCACCTTTATGTGGTGGTTCGTGCCTCGGATCCAAAAGAGGAAGAAGTCACAGTTACTAATCGTTGTTTCATTACCTTTATGGCCATCGATGAGTCTGGTTCCCCAGTGGAAGTGCCGCATTTCACGCCGCAAAGTGAAGAAGAAATCTTGCTTGAGCAAGTCGCTATTAGTGGTAAAGATTTCGCTAAAAAGTTAGACAAGCATTTTGAAGAAATGCTGGGCTGGAAATAG
- a CDS encoding DcaP family trimeric outer membrane transporter — MKTKITAAITLALGTLYGTATNANLLDKTNVQFSGYLKADAMFSSYSDGTLASGSIGRDFYLPSLTPVGGEEESTQFDAHIKQSRFRFTTNTDLDSGDKVVGVLEFDFQVTPDGNERVSNSYEPRIRHAFIKYNDWLIGQTWTTFMDVKALPETLDFIGSTDGTIFVRQVMVKYSTGNFEVSLENPETTVSPLGGGTRIVTDDNPVPDLAARYTFKGDWGHFAIAGLLRQLSYVNKQGENDIDTSTTSAGISLTAKFNLGQDDIRIAANYGQGLGRYLALNAVNGAVLNADNELEAIDSSGFSIAYRHIWDPQWRSNFTYSIFSADNDTALTGTSTTKQTYSARANILYSPSKELTFGAEYAYAKRELETGADGDMSRLQFSAKYAF, encoded by the coding sequence ATGAAAACTAAAATTACAGCAGCAATTACGCTAGCACTTGGCACTTTGTATGGTACTGCAACCAATGCCAACCTATTAGACAAAACAAATGTTCAATTTAGCGGCTATTTAAAAGCCGATGCCATGTTCAGTAGCTATAGTGATGGCACTCTAGCTTCTGGTAGTATTGGTAGAGACTTCTATCTTCCGAGCCTTACACCTGTAGGCGGCGAAGAAGAGTCGACTCAATTTGATGCCCATATTAAACAGTCGCGTTTTAGGTTCACCACTAATACCGATCTGGATAGTGGCGACAAAGTTGTCGGCGTTCTAGAGTTTGACTTCCAAGTAACACCAGATGGAAATGAACGTGTAAGTAATTCTTATGAACCAAGAATACGACACGCTTTTATTAAATATAACGATTGGTTAATTGGGCAGACATGGACCACCTTTATGGATGTCAAAGCACTTCCTGAAACCCTCGATTTCATCGGTTCTACGGACGGTACAATATTTGTTCGACAAGTCATGGTTAAATACTCAACGGGAAACTTTGAAGTTTCGTTGGAAAACCCTGAAACCACAGTTTCACCTTTAGGTGGTGGTACTCGTATTGTCACTGACGATAACCCTGTACCAGATTTGGCAGCACGATATACTTTTAAAGGAGATTGGGGGCACTTTGCAATTGCAGGGCTATTACGCCAGTTATCCTACGTCAACAAACAAGGCGAAAATGATATTGATACCTCAACAACCAGTGCAGGTATTAGTTTGACCGCCAAGTTCAATCTTGGCCAAGACGACATTCGAATCGCAGCCAATTATGGTCAAGGTTTGGGGCGTTATTTAGCACTAAATGCTGTTAATGGTGCAGTTTTGAATGCTGATAATGAATTAGAAGCAATTGATTCAAGCGGTTTTAGTATTGCCTACAGACATATTTGGGATCCGCAGTGGAGAAGTAACTTTACCTATTCCATTTTTAGCGCAGACAATGATACCGCGTTAACAGGGACATCCACCACCAAGCAGACTTATAGCGCTCGTGCAAATATACTCTACTCTCCAAGCAAAGAGCTTACCTTTGGAGCAGAGTACGCCTATGCAAAACGTGAACTTGAAACTGGCGCTGACGGCGATATGAGCCGCCTACAGTTTTCAGCGAAATACGCGTTCTAA